One segment of Desulfosudis oleivorans Hxd3 DNA contains the following:
- a CDS encoding sulfotransferase produces MLNLQPIFIVGFTRGGTNILLNLLRSHPDICSPRGEMQQVFKGKGRPFRDFLLRHRWDGEPPGTVVGKRLRYLPILVSERQDIFDENCWALRKPFKKTTRVRIDRILYDEKLKARGKNQNYYKTENVPYTLNEIADARLLCKNINGLIFLSREFSEMYPDATFIALIRNGLAICEGHIRRRQATAEEIARRYQAGCDQILHDAENLANYKIIRYEDLISRPQETLTEVFSFARLDIKKLKKVRLEATKIIGANGTHNVFKNKPYKEIIWYDLDKIGNHFVSDANENQIKRLNPEDKKTILYHAGAALQAFGYVR; encoded by the coding sequence ATGCTAAACCTGCAACCAATTTTTATTGTCGGTTTTACCCGTGGCGGTACCAATATCCTGCTGAACCTTTTGCGCTCTCATCCCGATATCTGCTCCCCAAGGGGGGAAATGCAGCAGGTGTTCAAGGGTAAGGGCCGACCTTTCCGTGATTTTTTGCTCCGGCACCGGTGGGATGGTGAACCGCCCGGCACGGTAGTCGGTAAGCGGCTCCGATATCTTCCGATTCTTGTTTCAGAGCGACAAGATATTTTTGATGAAAACTGCTGGGCGCTTCGTAAACCATTTAAAAAAACAACCCGGGTAAGAATTGACCGGATTCTATATGACGAAAAACTTAAAGCCAGGGGCAAAAATCAGAACTATTATAAAACTGAAAACGTGCCCTACACTTTAAACGAAATCGCCGATGCCCGCCTGTTGTGTAAAAACATCAATGGGCTGATTTTTCTGTCCCGGGAATTTTCCGAAATGTACCCGGACGCTACTTTCATCGCCCTTATCCGTAACGGTCTGGCAATATGTGAAGGCCATATTCGACGAAGGCAGGCCACTGCGGAAGAGATTGCCCGTCGTTACCAGGCGGGCTGCGATCAGATTCTTCACGACGCTGAAAATTTGGCAAATTATAAGATTATTCGTTACGAAGACTTGATCTCCAGGCCGCAGGAAACGCTTACGGAGGTTTTCTCTTTTGCACGGCTGGATATAAAAAAATTAAAAAAGGTGCGGCTGGAAGCCACAAAAATAATCGGCGCCAACGGGACCCATAATGTTTTCAAAAACAAACCCTATAAGGAAATAATCTGGTATGATCTGGATAAAATCGGAAACCATTTTGTCAGTGATGCCAATGAGAATCAGATCAAACGATTAAACCCGGAAGACAAGAAAACAATACTATACCATGCCGGGGCAGCCTTACAAGCCTTTGGCTATGTCCGATAA